The stretch of DNA GTCAGGATGATGAGTTCTTAAATCATCACCGTTTATCTCTATCGCGTTGTTCGCAGATGCTATGCTCGCGATGGCTTTGGTCTTCCCGGCTCCGGGCTGGGCACCGACCATAAACAAAACAGGCTGTTCAATTCTGGTCCTGCCTGCAATTTCTGAATCGAGAATGGGCGCTATTTCTGTATCGAAAATAGCTTGCAGGGTTGTGTCAGAGAGCATCCTGTTCATCAGACATATGCAACTTGTCGGTCGGATTTATCGTCGCGTTTACCGGTGAGGCGCATCGCCAGTTCCTCAACCTGCAACAGCACAGATTGATCGTCGCACAGTTGACGCAATTGATTGGTCACATCGAGGACGGACTGCTTGTCGTTCGCATCGATGCCGGATACCCAGCGCCGTACGCCACTGATGTTTTTGAGCAAGGCCTCACGTTGATTCGTGTCAGAGGATTGCTTGAGTCTGCGCGAATACTTTCCGACGAGCCGGTTCGCGGTTTCACGCATGGTGTCGTAAATCATGGGATCGTATGTCTCGGTACTCATTTCGCCTCCACCTTCATCCGATGAGTTGTCGTGCTATTGAATTCTAGGCTATCACTTTTGCGTCTCAACCAATTGTTGTGAAAGCAAAAACTTCCGTATCTTCATTTATCGTCTGGCTGTGTATTAAACCGAGGTAAGTTCTCTGCTATGATTCGTCAGTTGTTGGGAAGGAGATAACCCATGAAGGACTACAGGGCAAAAGGCGGAGTCGAAGTCACCGACGAGATGATCGACCAGTGGGACAGGGACGCCGATAACGGTGTCTACCATGGCACTCCCGGCAAGTTGATTGTCAACAAGCCGCTTGGTCGTCCGCCACTGTATGAGGAGCCGATGGTTCCGGTGACGTTCCGTATGCCGGGCAGCGAGCCGGAGGCGCTTCGCAAGGCCGCAGAGAAGCGTGGCGTGAGTTTTGCCGATTTCATGCGCGAAGCCTGCCACAGGGAGCTTGGACGGCAAAGCGCATAAGAGAACATAAAAAGGTTTCCGGTAAAATCCCGAAAACCCATATCGTGGAGCTGATGGTAATCGAAACCACGACCTCTTCGATGCGAACGAAGCGCTCTACCAACTGAGCTACAGCCCCATGTTGCCTAAGTTCATCGCTCAAGACAACGTTACATATTCTAGTACAACCCAGTCCCAAGTACAATCCGGCGGGTTGCTGTTGCGCTGTGGTGGGTTTGCCGCGCGCTGTGGTGGGATGGGAAAGAATCGCGCCCAGTCGTCGAACAGAATCTTCGTTGTCCAACAATCGGGCGTAATCCAAGACTGTGATCCATCCCCCAAACCGGGACCAATCCCAAATCGGGGTGCAGTCCAAGCCGAGGTCCACTCCAAAACCGTGGTGCGGCCCAAAACCGTGGTGCGGCCCAAAAACCGGGGGTTTTTAAATCTTGGGCTTTGGTTGCGGCTACGCCTATGTGAGCGGTAACATAGATGCTGTAAGCTTGAAATATCAATAAAGATGGATGATTGCCGGTGACGTGGAAGTCACGTCTGTGGCGATTGTGATTGAAAGGAGCATTCAATGACTACGTTGGATGATTTCGAGCCCGAGGTCCGCGCCGAGGTCAAGCAGGTGCGCGAGGTCGTCGCCACGCTGCATGAGCAGCTTTTGAAGTGGAACCTGGTGGTATGGACGGCGGGCAATGTCTCACAGCGCTTGCGCACGGCCGATTTGATGGTCATCAAGCCCAGCGGCATGCGCTATGAGAGCCTGACGCCGGAATCGATGGTGGTCTGCGATCTGAACGGCGACCCGGTTGACGGCCTGGCCGCGCCGAGCTCCGATACCAAGTCGCACGCGTATATCTATCGCAATATGTCTGACGTTTACGGTGTGGTGCATACGCATTCCACGTACGCTACGGCTTGGGCGGCCACCGGCCAGAACATCCCGTGCGGTCTGACGATGATGGGCGACGAGTTCGGCGGCCCGGTTCCGGTCGGTCCGTTCGAGCTGATCGGCTCGGAGGCCATCGGCAAGGGCGTGGTGGATACACTCAAGAAGTATCCGCATTCGCCGGCCGTTTTGATGCAGAACCATGGTCCCTTCACCATCGGCAAGGATGCCGAGGCCGCCGTCAAGGCCGCTGCGATGACCGAAGAGGTGGCGCACACGATGTGGGCCGCCCGCCAGATTGGCGACATCATCCCGATCGCGCAGGAAGACATCGATAAGTTGAACGACCGCTACCAGAACGTCTACGGCCAGCACTGAAAATATAGAGCGGCATCGCCCAGTCAGAGATTTCGACGTACCCTAAGTACGCCTTCATCTCTGGCTGAACGATGCCGCTCTATATTTCCGGGTGAACTGTTAAAGACCTACTGAAGACTCGATGTACTTTTGTACACCTTCACCTTCCGGGGGGGGGTCTTTTGCCGCATGCGTTTTGTCAGTGCTGGTTCGGGGTGCTGTGGCGCGTACCTTCAACTCCGGTTGAACGATGCCGCTCTATACTTCCGGGTGAAATGTTAATGAGCTCTCTGCAGACTCGACGTACTATTTGTGCGCTGTCGTCGAGGGCGACACGATGATGCACCCTATCCTGGACTGACTGATGCCGCACGTGAGTTATGACGGTCGGTAAATATCAGAAATAGCAATTGGGCACTCCCTCAAATATTCAAGGAGATGCCCAATTTATTATTTTCAGCTGTAATCTATCGTCTGTGACTAGTCAGGCGGCAGATGAACTGATATCAATCACATGTCTTCGACGACCAGATAGGTCATATCCAGCGGGCCGTGGACGCCCACGACCAGTACCATCTCGATATCGCCGGTCGATGAGGTGCCGGTGATGAAGTTGATGTTCGAAGTCTTGAGCTTGCCGGATTTCATGGCCGGCTCATAGTAATCCATCGCCTGACGGGTTCTCGGCACGATCTTCGACTTGCGAATGATGCTCAGGTAATGAACCGGCAGGAAGTGGAAGGCGCGGCCCTGGCCAGGCGTGGTCGGGGCGGTAATGGTGCAGGATTCCGCGCACAGGAAGTCGGCGAAACCGATGGCCGCCTCCGAGTGGTTCGCGGTATCGATATTGACCTCGCGGCCAGCACCCGGAATCCAGAAGGAAGGCTTCGGGTCGAGCCCGTCGCGCCAAGCCTCAAGCCCGAACGCCTGATAGTTCTCGTCATAGGTCGGCAGCAACAGTTTGCCGTCGGCCTTGGCAGCGATGAACTTATCGAGCGCCGCAGGCAGTCCGGCCTTGTCGGTCGTTTGGAAATCGACGTGGACGGCAGGAGCGTTCTTGCGCGCGATCTCGAGCAGCTCGTCCTGGGTATGCCCGGAAAGCGTGCTCTCTGGAAGATCGTTGACCGGGGTCATCGGATGGTCTTTGAGCTGATGGCGCGGACGCCCGCTCTTGGCTGCTAGATAATCAAGAAATACTTCGCGATCTGTCATTGCTCAGTCCTTCTTCCCATAGTTGCCGGTGCCGGCTTCCTCGATCGTTCCCAAAGCCACAGGTACGGTCGCGTCGCTCAATGGTGCGGGCTCACTGGTGCCGTACTTTGCGGCCCTACGCGCCGAAACGCTGTTGTCAAACGAGCCGAAGTCCGGGGTATTCGGATTCTCGGCGAGAATCGCGGACTGCTTCTTGTGGAATGCGGCTTCGCCACCTGCGGCCTTCACCTGCTCCTTCTTGCGGTCGTTGAACCACGTGCGGAAGTTCTTGGAATGGGCCGGCGGCTCCGGCAGATCGCGGACCTTGGTCCACCCGCCGAAGACGAACGGCATCCATTCTTCGTGCTTGCCGTTTTCGTCGAGGTTCTTGGCGGTGTCGGGGACGCGCTGCCCGGTGGCCGGGTCCTTGTGGCCCTTCTTGGCGATGGTATTCATCGCAACATGGTCGAAAGTCAGCGCGGTGCGGAAGAGCGAGGAATGGCCGGTACCCATACCGACGACCTTCATCACAGTGTCGGCGATGAGGTCGCCCATATGCTTGTCGTTCATCTCGATCTCGCGGTGCTTCAAGATCATCTCATGCAGCGGGATCTTCACGGGGCAGGTCGCAGTGCAGGCAGAGCAGAGAGAGCAAGCGTACGGCAAATCATGGAACTCGCCATAGTCGCCTTGCAGCAACGGGGAGAGCACAACGCCGATGGGTCCCGGATAGATGGAGCCGTAGCCCTTGCCGCCGATGTTGCGGTAGATCGGGCAGACGTTCAGGCAGGAAGCGCAGCGGATGCACTGCAGAATCGGCTCGAACTCGGTGCCCAGAGCGTTGGAACGCCCGTTGTCGACGATGACCACGTAGAAGTCCTCGGGTCCGTCGGCCTCGTCGGGGAGCTTCGGCGAAACGAAGCTGCAGTAGGAGGTGAGCTTGGAACCGACGGCGGAACGGACCAGCATGTTGTCCATCGTCTCGGCTTCGCGCAGCGTCGGCACGATACGTTCCATACCCATGACGACCACCTGCGTGGGCGCGATGGACATGGAAAGATCGGCGTTGCCTTCATTCGTGACGATGTTGACCATGCCTTGGTCGGCGACGGCGAAGTTGCAGCCGGTGATCGACATGTCGGCCTCAAGGAACCGTTCGCGCAGCACCTTGCGGGAGAAACGCGCCTCGTGCTGTGGGTCGTTGTCGCCGGTGTAGCCGATCTTGCGGAAGAGCTCAAGTACCTGATCGCGGTTCTTGTGCAGGGCCGGGAAGACCAAATGCGACGGCTCATCCCAGTTGTCGAGCTCCAAAATGAACTCGGCCAAGTCGGTTTCGGTTACTTTGACATCGGGGATCTTTAAGAGTGCCTTGTCGAGCCCGATTTCCGAGGTGACCATGGACTTCGGCTTGACGATCTTGTGCGCCTGCTTCTTCTTGACCAGATCGGTGATGAAATCGCGCGCCTCGACGTCGGTCTGCGCGAAGAAGACGTGTCCGCCGCGCTTTTCGACGTTGTCGGCGAATTCCTCCAGGTAGTCGGGCAGGTAACGCACGCACTGCTGGCGAATCTGCTCGCCGAGGTCGCGCCAGCCTTCCCAGTTGCCGAGTTCGGCACGTGCGGTCTCACGCTTGACCCACTGCGCGTCCTGCGCGTTGGAGATGGCTTTGTGTGCGAACTTGTCCTTCTCGTTGATCTTGACGCGGGTCACGAAATTGGGATCGCCGTATTGCAGCATGGTACCGGTCTTCTTGCCGGTACGCTTGAACAGGGTGTCGTCCATTTGGGTGTTGCTCATACCAATGCCTCCTCATGTGCGTTGGAATGTTGCAAAGTCTGTTGGTCGATTGCCTTGCGCTGTTCGGCGTCGACATACTTCACGCGGCTCATGTCGACGTTGCTGTTGAGCACTTCCGCCAGATGCATGATGGTGATCTTCTTGCCCAAGCGGTTGAAACGCCCGCCGATGTTCATCAAACAGCCGGGATCGCAGGAAATCAGGACCTGCGCGCCGGTGCTTTGCACGTCCGCGACCTTCTCGTTGACCATTTCCTGGGAGACTTCAGGCATCTTCATGGAGAACATGCCGCCGAAACCGCAGCAGTTTTCGATATGCGGCAGTTCCTGGACCTTGAGGCCCTTGACGTGGTCCATAAGAATATAAGGACTTTCGCGCTCGCCGAGCAGGCGGGTCATATGGCAGGAGCGGTGGTAGGTCGCCACCGCGTCCAGTTCGGCGCCGGCGTCGAGCACGCCGAGCACACGATAGAGGAACTGCGAGAACTCATAGGTCTTGTTGGCCATTTCATGGGCCTTGGCCTTGTATGCGTCATCGCCCTTGGGCAGGTGGAACTGCAGTTCCTTCAGCATATTGACGCAGGAACCGGCGGGCCCGACGATGTAATCGGCGTCGACGCTCATCAGGGCGTCGATTTCGTTGTGCATCACTTTGGTGGATTCCTTGACATATCCGCTGTTGAACGTGATCTGCCCACAGCAGATCTGTTGCATCGGCATGTAGGTTTCGCAGCCGAACCTTTCCAGAACTTCAACCATGGCTTTCCCGACATTGGGAAATATCAGGTCGACCAGGCAGGTGGAGAAAATCACTACCTTCATCTTGACTCCTTCGAGTTGGCCTTAGATGTTATTGCTATAGGCTTGTATCGATGGCTTCTTTGCGCGTATATATCTAACGTTCAATGCTCCATCAAAAGTAACCCTCAACATATAACGATATATGGAAGAAATTATGAAAAGCCGAGATTTACTATAAAAGGAGAAATGTCAATGTGAGTTTGCTCACATTTTTTGTTTAAACTAGTTATTTATTAACATCTTTGTTGCAATAAAGTGTTTGGTAATGCTTGCAAAATAAAGGAATTACAAGATTTGACGATTATACGCCCGGTCTGTAAATTTATTGTATTGCGGCATTTTGAGAACATTTAAATTAGTCGTTTACATTATTTTGTTGGTTTTAGACAATAAATTTGCCTATTGCCAACTGGCAAAAAATGAGTGACTGTTGAAATAATAATAACGTTTGACATTTATTTTGCGGCACAGCGTTGTCTTAATTGGGGTGAAATTGGTGTTTGGTTTTATCGCCTCAGTCGGCGATTTCGCTTTCTTCAACCGCCGAGGTTTCTTCAACTGTCGTGGCGCTTTTCTTCTTGCCGAACTTGGCCTTTGCCAGCCCGATGATGGTGGGCAGCAGCGAGATGACGAGGATGGCGACGATCACCAACTCGAAATTCTTCTGGACAATCGGAATGCCGCCGAAGAAATAGCCGAGCAGGGTGAAGAGCGTCGACCAGGTGAGCCCGCCGAGCATCGAGAACGGTGTGAAGCGGCGCCAGTGCATGCCCGAAAGTCCGGAAATGAACGGCATGAACGTGCGGATGAACGGGAAGAAACGGCCGAGGAAGACGGCCAGCGGACCCCATTTGTCGATCATGGCTTCGGTTTTGGCAAGACGCTCCGGGGTCATGGCCTTGACCTTGCCGCTTTCGATGATCTTGCGGCCGAAGAAATGACCGATGAAGTAGTTGCACTGGTCTCCGATGATGGGTGCGCTCCAGACAATCGGCAGCAGCGCGATCAAAGGAAGTGCGGATTTTCCGGTCACGGCGTCGGGGGCGGCGAAGAAGCCGGCCGCGAAGAGCAGCGAGTCGCCTGGCAGGAACGGGAAGAAGACCACGCCGGTCTCGATGAAGACGATCAGGAAGATGAAGCCGAGTGTCGGCGCCACCCCCATCGAGATCCAGCCGGCGATGATGGTGCGTGGGTCTTTCAGAAGCTCAATGAGGAAGTGAATGAAACCCATGGTGTCCCGTCTGTCGTACTAAAAAATCCCGGTGGTAAAGTCGTCGGTCAAAGGTGCTTTGGCCTCTGCCTGCGCTGTGCGCGGCCTCAGCCGTGTCAATGAATCGCCTGAACCGCAAGCTCTGTGGGCGGATTGCGCGTATTAAACGCTCGATTTTGTCCAACTGCTCCACTGTACCAGCATCATTCTGGCAATTGGCTGTCAAGTGCCTGACATCCACATGAATCTGCACAAAATTGTTGCGTATGGCAAAACTGGGTTGCCCATTTCCTGGTTGTAAGCCAAAAATGTTGTTTCTGATTGGGTTTTGCTCTTGCGGGAGGAAAGGCTTCGCATTTATTTTTCCTTGGAAAGTTTAAGGGGATTGCTCGGTGGTCCTGAGCGGCGAGAGAACGAGATGAACCAAGACACAGCGCAGCCTGATGGGATGGGAAGATGACGCGGTACGGGAGGAGCGAATCCGCAAAAAGCTTCAACGATGCTGAATTGACAAATCAACGATAAGAGGTCTAGCATAGTCACTAGCTTCGAAACGTTTCGATAAAGTTTTCGGAACGTTGAAAGACGGACTAAGGGGAAAGTTCGGCGCTACGTGCACGGTAAAGGAGGCGACACATGGCTGGTATCAAAGACGTTGCAAAGACTGCAGGGGTTTCCGTTTCCACCGTTTCCTACGTGCTTTCGGGCAAGCGGCCCATCTCTTCGAAAACCACTGACAAGGTCCTGAAGGCCATCGAGGAGCTCGGCTACATTCCTGACGCCAGCGCGCAGAAGATGCGCGGGCAGCTCAACCACATCATCGCCATCAGCGAACCGATGCACGAGGGCATGAACCAGATGCAATACAGTGCCTACTTCATGCAGTCCGCCTGGCAGGCCAGAAGCGCCGGTTACGATGTGCTGCTGCTTACCGGACCCGATGCCGTGGCCGACATCGAGCGGGTGACGCACAGCAATCTCGTCGACGGTGTGCTTCTGCTCGACGTGGAGGAACGGGATGCGCGGGTGGCTGCCGCCGCCCGATACCGCAAGCCTTGCGTGGCCATCGGGTTGCCGAAAAGCCATAAGGATTGCGCCTGCATCGACATCGATTTCGCCAAAATGGGTCGGCGTAGCGCCGATAGGCTTTTTGCGTTGGGGCATCGTCAGGTGGCTTTGCTGCGGGCCCAGGAAATCGACTACGAGCGCCATGCCGGTTATGTGCTGCTCTTCCGTGAAGAATTCCTCGCCCGCGCAGACGAGATCGGGCTTGATGTCTTCGAATCAGGACCCGTCGATAACGCGACGTTCGATGCCAGAAGATTCGTGTCCGACATGCTTTCGCGAAATCCGCGCCCGACGGCTTTGGTCAGTCAGTCCGGAGTCAGTATCCTCAACCTGACGGTCACCGCTTTGATGGCTGCTGGCTTGAAGATTCCCGAGGATATTTCGGTGCTTTCCTGCGGGACGTTCCTGCGTGACGAACCGATGCGCCGGCCGGTCAGCGAAGAGCCGTTCGAACCGGAACGGCTCTGCGCGATCGCCATGGGCTCGTTGATCTCCTCGATCGAAAAACGTCAGAGCATTGCCGGGGAAGTGACGCTGATCGATCCGAAATTCATTGATCGAGGTTCGCTTGCTTCTGCCCCGCGAAACGTGGGTTCCGGTGACGGTGGTTTTTCCGTTTCCGCATCCTTTGGCGGCCGGCAGGCAGATCTGGCACAGGCTGATTCTGCTCAGGCGGACGTCGAAACTTCAGCTTCGGAATCAATCGCTTCTGCTAGCCAAAGCAGAAACCTGGAAGGGGAACCCATGGATTGAATCAACGGCAAACATTGAGTTGCGTGAAGGATTGGTGGCTTCGGTTGGTCAGACTTTCAGCGATGAGAGCTTGAATGACGCGTGGCTTTGATTCTGCCTTTCAATGAAGCAAGGAAACTACACAAAAATAGTGCTTGGTTCATTGTCCCGTAAATCGAAACGTTTCGATTATAAGTTGCATAATTCCATTCATCTGGATATTTCAAGGAGGAAAGATGAAGATAAGGAAGATTGTCGCGACAGCGCTCGCGGCGGTGCTCTCGTTGACGGCGCTTTCGGCCTGCGGGTCGAGTAACGCCCAGGACGATGCGCATCCGCAAAGCATTTCGTTCTGGTACTATGACCTGCCAACCGCGGCCCAGACCGAGGCCTGGAAGAAGGCGGCAGACCAGTTCACCAAACAAACCGGCGTCAAGGTGAGATTCGAGGTCAAGTCGTTCACGCAGATCGCGCAGAACTCCAGCCAGTTCCTCGACTCGAACCAGGCCCCGGACATCATGGAATCCAACCGAGGCAATGGGTCGGCCGGCATGCTTTCCTCGATGGAGCTCCTGAGCGATCTGAAGCCATACGTCAAGAAATACGGTTGGGACAAGAAGATCACCAAGGCCGATGCCTCGATCGCCAAGTACGATGCGATGGGCATCATGGACGGCACCAAGTGGGTCGGCCTGCCCAGCTACGCCGAATACCAGCGTGTGTATTACAACAAGACGATGTTCGACAAATACGGCATCAAGATTCCCACCACGATGGCCGAGTTCGAGCAGGCGTGCAAGCAGTTCAAATCGCACGGCATCACCCCGATCGCCGCCGACGCCCAGGAATATGGCGTGATGTGGCTCTGGTGGTCTCTTGTGGGCACGAAGGCCGACAAGAAATTCATCGCCGACTGGCAGATGTACAAGCACGATGTCAACTGGAACGCCGAACCGCTGACCTACGCCACCAACACCATCAACGATTGGGTCAAGGAAGGCTATATCTCCCGCAGCGCCACCGGTCTCAAGGCCGAAGACACCACGAACTCCTTCATCAAAGGCAAGGAATATCCGATTTACCAGACCGGGACGTGGAACCAAAGCCGTTTCATCGACCAGGTCAAGAACTTCGAATGGACCGCCGCCGCGCTGCCGGGCACCAAGATGCTGCAGGGCTGCACGGGCAATCTGCTGACCATCCCCACCAAATCGCATCATAAGGACCTTGCCGCAAAGTTGCTCAACAACGTGCTCTCCGTGGAGAACCAGGACGGCATCGGCAACGCAGGCGGCATCCCGCTTGCAGCCGATATGAGCAAGATCACCAACGTGAAGAACCAGGAGATGATCAAGGAGTATTCGCAATATTCCAAGAAGGGCGACCTCTCCTACTACCCGGATTATCCGGCCTCGAACCTGACTGACGACATCTCCGCGCAGTTCCAGGAGCTCGTCAACGGCACCGAGACGCCCAAGCAGGTGCTCGACTCGCTTCACAAGTCCTACGACACCGGTGTGGTCGACATGGGCTTCAAGGACTGAGCGGCGTTTGCCGTTTCTTCCTTTGGATTCGTTCCGTACCGATCATCTCAATCATCAATTCATCGTTTCATTACTTCCAAGGAGGTTGTAATGCAAAAAGACAAAGCCAAGAGGCCCGCGATGTCGCGCCTTCCCGGCAATAAATCCTCGAAATTCGTTCCCTACCTCATTCCCGGCATACTCGGGCTTGCAGTCATCATCATCGTGCCGTTCCTATGGAACGTCTGCCTGAGCTTCACGCGTTGGCGTGGTGTCGGGCCGATGAAGTTCATCGGGACCAAGAACTGGATCCGGCTGATGGCCGACGCCACGTTCTGGAAATCGTTCCTCAACTCGTTCTGGATCATCGTCGCCATCGTGGTCATCCCGACCATTCTCGGCCTGCTTATCTCCTCGGTGCTGACTGACGTCATCCAGAAGAAATTCGGCTCCAAGACGGCCTCGTTCATCCGCGCGCTCTACTATCTTCCCCAGCTGTTGCCGGTCGCTGTGGCCGCCATCATCATGGGCTGGATCTTCCGCCCGGACGACGGCGCGATCAACGCGCTCATCGCCAAGTTCACCAGCGGCTCGGTCGCCATCAACTGGCTCGGCAATCCGAAACTGGCCCTGCCAAGCCTGATGTTCATCCTCATCTGGATTCAGCTGGGCTATCCGATTGTCATCTTCATGTCCGGCCTGCAGCGCGTGGACCCCGAGCTTTACGAAGCCGCCGGACTTGACGGCGCGAACTGGTGGCAGAAGTTCCGCGTGGTCACCCTGCCGTCGATCATGCCGGAGCTGATGGTCGTCATCCTCACCGCCACCATCGGCGCGCTGAAGACCTTCGGCCCGGTCTATCTGCTGACCAAAGGCGGCCCCGGCACTACAACGA from Bifidobacterium sp. ESL0728 encodes:
- a CDS encoding CopG family transcriptional regulator; this translates as MKDYRAKGGVEVTDEMIDQWDRDADNGVYHGTPGKLIVNKPLGRPPLYEEPMVPVTFRMPGSEPEALRKAAEKRGVSFADFMREACHRELGRQSA
- a CDS encoding ABC transporter substrate-binding protein, translated to MKIRKIVATALAAVLSLTALSACGSSNAQDDAHPQSISFWYYDLPTAAQTEAWKKAADQFTKQTGVKVRFEVKSFTQIAQNSSQFLDSNQAPDIMESNRGNGSAGMLSSMELLSDLKPYVKKYGWDKKITKADASIAKYDAMGIMDGTKWVGLPSYAEYQRVYYNKTMFDKYGIKIPTTMAEFEQACKQFKSHGITPIAADAQEYGVMWLWWSLVGTKADKKFIADWQMYKHDVNWNAEPLTYATNTINDWVKEGYISRSATGLKAEDTTNSFIKGKEYPIYQTGTWNQSRFIDQVKNFEWTAAALPGTKMLQGCTGNLLTIPTKSHHKDLAAKLLNNVLSVENQDGIGNAGGIPLAADMSKITNVKNQEMIKEYSQYSKKGDLSYYPDYPASNLTDDISAQFQELVNGTETPKQVLDSLHKSYDTGVVDMGFKD
- a CDS encoding sugar ABC transporter permease; this encodes MQKDKAKRPAMSRLPGNKSSKFVPYLIPGILGLAVIIIVPFLWNVCLSFTRWRGVGPMKFIGTKNWIRLMADATFWKSFLNSFWIIVAIVVIPTILGLLISSVLTDVIQKKFGSKTASFIRALYYLPQLLPVAVAAIIMGWIFRPDDGAINALIAKFTSGSVAINWLGNPKLALPSLMFILIWIQLGYPIVIFMSGLQRVDPELYEAAGLDGANWWQKFRVVTLPSIMPELMVVILTATIGALKTFGPVYLLTKGGPGTTTIVPSYYSYNQFFQIHQVGYGAAISTSLTLVIIVFSVVFTIFQGHVEKNMDD
- a CDS encoding L-ribulose-5-phosphate 4-epimerase; the protein is MTTLDDFEPEVRAEVKQVREVVATLHEQLLKWNLVVWTAGNVSQRLRTADLMVIKPSGMRYESLTPESMVVCDLNGDPVDGLAAPSSDTKSHAYIYRNMSDVYGVVHTHSTYATAWAATGQNIPCGLTMMGDEFGGPVPVGPFELIGSEAIGKGVVDTLKKYPHSPAVLMQNHGPFTIGKDAEAAVKAAAMTEEVAHTMWAARQIGDIIPIAQEDIDKLNDRYQNVYGQH
- a CDS encoding LacI family DNA-binding transcriptional regulator, with the translated sequence MAGIKDVAKTAGVSVSTVSYVLSGKRPISSKTTDKVLKAIEELGYIPDASAQKMRGQLNHIIAISEPMHEGMNQMQYSAYFMQSAWQARSAGYDVLLLTGPDAVADIERVTHSNLVDGVLLLDVEERDARVAAAARYRKPCVAIGLPKSHKDCACIDIDFAKMGRRSADRLFALGHRQVALLRAQEIDYERHAGYVLLFREEFLARADEIGLDVFESGPVDNATFDARRFVSDMLSRNPRPTALVSQSGVSILNLTVTALMAAGLKIPEDISVLSCGTFLRDEPMRRPVSEEPFEPERLCAIAMGSLISSIEKRQSIAGEVTLIDPKFIDRGSLASAPRNVGSGDGGFSVSASFGGRQADLAQADSAQADVETSASESIASASQSRNLEGEPMD
- a CDS encoding VTT domain-containing protein, which codes for MGFIHFLIELLKDPRTIIAGWISMGVAPTLGFIFLIVFIETGVVFFPFLPGDSLLFAAGFFAAPDAVTGKSALPLIALLPIVWSAPIIGDQCNYFIGHFFGRKIIESGKVKAMTPERLAKTEAMIDKWGPLAVFLGRFFPFIRTFMPFISGLSGMHWRRFTPFSMLGGLTWSTLFTLLGYFFGGIPIVQKNFELVIVAILVISLLPTIIGLAKAKFGKKKSATTVEETSAVEESEIAD
- a CDS encoding lactate utilization protein C; the encoded protein is MTDREVFLDYLAAKSGRPRHQLKDHPMTPVNDLPESTLSGHTQDELLEIARKNAPAVHVDFQTTDKAGLPAALDKFIAAKADGKLLLPTYDENYQAFGLEAWRDGLDPKPSFWIPGAGREVNIDTANHSEAAIGFADFLCAESCTITAPTTPGQGRAFHFLPVHYLSIIRKSKIVPRTRQAMDYYEPAMKSGKLKTSNINFITGTSSTGDIEMVLVVGVHGPLDMTYLVVEDM
- a CDS encoding (Fe-S)-binding protein; its protein translation is MKVVIFSTCLVDLIFPNVGKAMVEVLERFGCETYMPMQQICCGQITFNSGYVKESTKVMHNEIDALMSVDADYIVGPAGSCVNMLKELQFHLPKGDDAYKAKAHEMANKTYEFSQFLYRVLGVLDAGAELDAVATYHRSCHMTRLLGERESPYILMDHVKGLKVQELPHIENCCGFGGMFSMKMPEVSQEMVNEKVADVQSTGAQVLISCDPGCLMNIGGRFNRLGKKITIMHLAEVLNSNVDMSRVKYVDAEQRKAIDQQTLQHSNAHEEALV
- a CDS encoding LutB/LldF family L-lactate oxidation iron-sulfur protein translates to MSNTQMDDTLFKRTGKKTGTMLQYGDPNFVTRVKINEKDKFAHKAISNAQDAQWVKRETARAELGNWEGWRDLGEQIRQQCVRYLPDYLEEFADNVEKRGGHVFFAQTDVEARDFITDLVKKKQAHKIVKPKSMVTSEIGLDKALLKIPDVKVTETDLAEFILELDNWDEPSHLVFPALHKNRDQVLELFRKIGYTGDNDPQHEARFSRKVLRERFLEADMSITGCNFAVADQGMVNIVTNEGNADLSMSIAPTQVVVMGMERIVPTLREAETMDNMLVRSAVGSKLTSYCSFVSPKLPDEADGPEDFYVVIVDNGRSNALGTEFEPILQCIRCASCLNVCPIYRNIGGKGYGSIYPGPIGVVLSPLLQGDYGEFHDLPYACSLCSACTATCPVKIPLHEMILKHREIEMNDKHMGDLIADTVMKVVGMGTGHSSLFRTALTFDHVAMNTIAKKGHKDPATGQRVPDTAKNLDENGKHEEWMPFVFGGWTKVRDLPEPPAHSKNFRTWFNDRKKEQVKAAGGEAAFHKKQSAILAENPNTPDFGSFDNSVSARRAAKYGTSEPAPLSDATVPVALGTIEEAGTGNYGKKD